The genomic region ATTATAGTTTAACTTTTTCGTTCAAAACTTTCAAACTGCTTCACACATCGATTGCACTGTACATGGCATGCAATGATTACAATGATAAAAATTAAGAGCAATTGTGTAATGTGTGGTAATCtctaaaatataattttaaataaactATTTGATTTCCTGTCACTCCTTGGATTAGCATGACACCAGTAGTGTCCAATGCGTATGTTTCTTACTCTGTATCGTAAAGGATACAGTTACAGTATACATATTTGCATTCCAAGATGATACTGAGGTCTTCATGACAATTAAATGCCAAATTGAGCATACTTTTTCAAAATCCTTTTAAACTTTGTGTCTTTCAGCATTTGTTTATTGAGACGACGAATAGAGGACCTGGATGCAGATCAGTCCTGTTCTAGGCTATTCGGAGGATGCTTTTAATTTAGTCTCTGCTGTACTCTACTACTGTAGGTCTCAACACACCAGGTTACACCAAATGATCATCTCATCACAGAGCCATACtctgttaccatgacaactatAGCAAGCTACCCTGACTATCCTCTGCATGAGGCAGTTTTCCAGAAGAACATAAAGAGTCTTTCAGCGAGACTGAGAAATGGATGTCAAGTTGGAACAAAAGATAAGCATGGTAAGCTGCACAATGactattttgtatttgttatcaATCGATGGCAAACTTAGGGTTTTGTCATTGTGAATTGAAGAACACTGTACTTCTTTGACAAAATGGTGTCTTTTAGTAGGAAATAATGAAGAGGATAAGAAAGCAAACCGAGCCATGAATAGCCTTGATATCTTGTACTCTGAATCTTAATTCCAGGGATGTATAAATCTGCAAACATACAAACCagtagtgttgcgccgatattaccaatatcggttttggccgatatccgatattatcatcccaatatcggcccgataccgataccgatattttttaacagacaaaataaaggcaaaatcgtacttttagtcatgcatacattcacaaataaatcttcaagtaaacaacaaaatatggtgttttgttttccttttgtcctaagttgaaaagaatgacttttttcctggttttgaaaaagagaatgGTAATTGAAACCCAACCGGAATCTTTTTCACAACAGCGCTGCACacgataataaaatggacgcagtaaatgtgagccttaacatcgtaGACTTACAAGAAGCTacagtgttaacgtatgcttgccaaattgcatattaattagtttacgaactgtcgatcacaatgtaatatttattataaatttaaaatgacaGTTGCAGGCTACGTTTCAAATATCAAACTGGAACATTCAGCAAGACTACGTGAAGCATCGTATTCAACCGTGAAACTACCTACCACACAAGTTCAAAGAATAAGTACAACATCCTTCTTCTAAACACTTTATGTAATGTATTAACGCTTCTACAACGGAATACCAATTGCGCACATTCCTGGAACAACAGGTGAATTTATTAGCGAGCCCCTGGGAAAACCCGCCATTCGGGGACACGTGACAGCTCACATTTTTCAACACACCTCAAACAGAGGTAAACAATGGTTAGTGGAAAAGTCGAGCCCGAAACGTATAGAAATACTGTTGTGTGACGTAGTCTACTTCAACGCAAGATGAATGGCGATTGGTCAGTACAATCTGTTGGAACGTTTCATTTAGACTGGGGTAACAACGTTTGACTGTCTATAAACACAGGGCCGCAGCACATGACGTTGGGTTTTCTCgtttttctttccgagaaatgTTTCTTCCAACAATTGCCATACGCTACCAAGAAGGTCAAGGGAACTGACATTGACACAGATTGTCACTAATGTAATGaacttgatgaaataaaaatgatgatgagCGAGCGACAAAACCAGCAATTATTTTTACAAATCTTAAAATTTAGGGGCTCAACTGAAAGAAGTATTTAATAAGAAGCATGGGCGGGGTGCAAGCAAAAGTGGATGAAAGTTGAAAAGTTCATACACCTACAaaataaaagaggaaaaaataCATGCTTGGAAGTTTACATGTTCAACGTCGAATGACTGGAACCCCGAACCCTAATGACGATATTGACTGACAAATGGGGTTCTAACCGGGGGTGGGGAAGGGCAATTTCCAGGTCCTGTGTCCTTCAACTTTTAGAACCCATTTTTATGATACTTTTCCTTCCTAGCTTCATAACTTTACAAGCTGCAATGTTGGTCTCACCATTTGCTTGCAAAAATTCAACCAGTTAACATCTCTCTCTAATCGTTTGCCGTGTTCATCATCTTAAAAAATTAAGATGCCTCGAGTTAGCAAAATTTGGGATTATTTTGTTGTAAACGCAGAGGACACAAGGAAAGCTAGGTGTACACTATGTAGCACATCTATTTCTCGTGGTGGCACTTACTCAAAACAATTCACAACCACCAACTTAAAAAGTCATCTGAGATGCAACCATGGTGCCATATACAAGGAATTTGAAGAAGCACAGAGGACGGCAGAAGCCCAAAAACGCCAAGCTAAGGAAGATAGGGATCGAGCCGGGCCATCAACATCGAAGCAGGCAAAGCAGGCGCACCAAATGCAACTGAAACAGATGGTGGACAAAGTAACCCTTTGGACGGTCACAGATCCCCGTACGCTGCGAGCGAACGCCCGTTTAGCCGAGATGATTTCTCTAGACCTACAGCCAtttaacatcgtgaataatgtTGGCTTTCAAAGACTTTGCTCTGTTTTAGAGCCAAGGTACCAGCTGCCATCTCGACAACACATAAGCAGTAAACTTATTCCAAACATTTTTGAAAGAGTGAAAGCCAAAGTGAGCGAAGAACTGAAGGACATGAGTTACATCAGCTTAAGTACTGATATCTGGTCCTCAACTGTTGGGGCAAATTCGTTGATGAGCCTGACCGGCCATTGGATAAGTGAAGACTTTGAACGGAAGCATTGTGTTCTAAACGCTTCATCGTTTGTCGGACGCCACACCGGTGAAGCAATTTGTGCAGAAATTGAACGAATGTTGGCTACATGGGAACTGGAGCATGGAAAAGTTGTTGCCATTTTACGTGATAATGCAGCCAATGTCATTAATGGACTTACTCGTACTGGGATCAACCACCAGGGTTGTTTTATCCATACTTTACAATTAGTTGTTCACGATGGACTTTCAACTCAACGATCGGTAAATGACATGTTGGCCATTGGAAGGAGAATTGCTGGACATTTTAACCACTCCCCACTAGCCCATCACAGATTGCAAGAGTTGCAAGTAAAACACGAACTGCCACAACACCACATTACTCAAGATGTTCCAACCAGGTGGAACAGTTCATTTCTTATGTTGGAAAGGCTTTTAGAACAAAAAACTGCTATAGCGGAGTACGCTAGTTTGTATGATATCCCTGTGATGACGACAAGCCAGTGGAACCTGGCCCGAGCACTTGTTGTATCATTGCGGCGCTTTGAAGAGCTAACCAGAAAAGCGTCAGAATCAGCTTCCTCGTCTTCAATGGTAATACCATCAGTTACTATGCTACAGCGTTCCCTAGCTAAACATACAGATGATCAGGGAATAAAAACTCTGACAACAGCTATGTATGCTTCCCTAAATCGTCGATTTGATGACATGGAAAATAACAAAATCCTTGTTTTAGCCACATTCCTCGATCCACATTACAAGTgcgttttttttaaagtagcaGACACGCGAGCGAAAGCAAGCGATTGGCTACGTGAGGAATCGTCATTGCTAACCACAAAAGTAGATGTCATAGAGACACAGGAAGAACAGCCTCACCCGAGAGCGGTCGACACATTCGACGATGAATTTGATCAATTTCTGCAGGAGAAAGGAGCAATGGCTCCCCAAGCTGCTCAGGGCCAACACATTGGGCAAGAGATTGGACTTTTCCTTGCAGACCCTTTGCAGGAACGTTCTGGCAATCCATTGCAATGGTGGAAATTCAATTGCCATAGATTTCCCTTGCTGGCAAAGTTAGCTAGGAAATACCTTTGCGTCCCTCCTTCAAGTGTACCTAGTGAGCGGCTTTTCAGTGAAGCAGGTGATTTGTATGAAGAAAAGCGAAACAGGCTTGACCCAGCTAAGGCAGAAATGATTCTGTTTATCAGAGGTAATCTACCTAGATTGGACTTTAAATATTAACTAAGTATGCCCTCGAACTTCTTTTCCATCCAAATGCAGACAATACGCTTCAACTTAATTGCCGCTATTTTGTGCATAATGTTGGATTCAAGCATGAGCTTAATCATTTTCGATATTTTATCTTAATTTGCCGGAGCAATTTGTGTAACaaattgatatttgtttttgtcttgagAGAATTTGAAACAGTTTGTTTGCAAGTGAAGGACATTAAAAAACTTCTTGACACTGGAAAACTTTCTTCTGATCCTTGTTCATATTCCAATTATTCCTTCCtgctttgttgttttatttttcattttggaaGAATTCACGATTAATATTTTATCTTCAccatttgtttatatttgcaACTCAATTGGTAAGAAAGATATTTCACCTGTAAGACTTTTAGGCAGAGAACttgaaaatgatttgaaaaaaaaaaagaaaaaaaaatatctcgCGCCCGCACGTATGTGGAGATATAACAGTTTTGTTGTAAATATCGTTTTGTCTCACCTGCTTTTAAATTGTTCGATCtttccattcttttttttttaattttttttttagagaaaaaatgtaaataccTCTGAGCCATTTCCAACTGTTCTTATCTTTTCACTAGTTTTCAAGTAAATCACGATTTGTAGCACCCTTCTCCTAAAACTTTtcttgttatttctttcttttttgcctATTGATGATTTGAACGGACCTGGGTGATTCCATTTCTAAAGCAAATATTTCCCAATCCCCAATGTCGCGCATGCCATGCAACCGTAGTATACCGCCTGTGATAGTAAAACTCCGTAGTCGACCCTGACCTACCCAGTCCGCATCTCTGATACTGGTATTACGTGGGGGACAAAAATTATTACTGCTGAAATAACACAACTTGCAGTAGCTGCAGTGCTCGCTCCTCCCTCAAATATGTCATCCGCTTCATTCAAGATTCTTGGCTTATTTACAAACAACTTACAAGGCTAACCAATCAGAGATAATGTAACAAGCAActtcaaaatgaatattcagattGTGACTGACAGTCACCGCTTCGCGCGCCCCATGCATACACGATCCGAAGAGCTAGCTAACTGTACTGAACTGTGCAGTtttgcatcatgttcaaggttttcacggaggcctacgagaaaatgaatggttagtacagtgtatatatgctgcactaatgttgtgtgtaggccaaggttcacgaaggtcattggttatattcgcgcgccgtagacgtgttttagaggttacggagggtcaggtttccatggatattaatcgaaaatgaataagagtttaactgacgctaaagaaatggatcgtcttgggcagattaaaaaatcattgcaagtataaataagtagctctgctgtgaaaaaaaaagttcaatatcggcttgctgttatcggcaattaggcaaaattttaccgataccgatatgctgccgatattgcaaatatcggccgataccgatattgaaaacgattatcggcgcaacactacaAACCAGTCAGTGTTAAACGTTACAGACAAATTGGAACCTTGCAACAAGGTTTACAAAGTTGATAGTAGGTTTGGTCAGTTAGATGACTGGCAAGCATTCTGAACTTACCATGTACTGATGGAGTTTGTTATTCCTTATTTAGACTTGCTTGCTCTAAGAATATTGCATAAATTATCCACAAAAACCCCCCCATCTGATTATCAATTTATCATGCCTCCAAAATGGAACCACTGGCTAGATTAATTTTATCAACCTGTGTGAGGTCGTTATTAAAAATGAATGGTCAATTTTCAAACAGAAAAGACTATAATTAATAGAAATGTATAAATTTAAATGTATCTGTGGTGGTAAGTGGAACAGCAGTTACAAGATttctaacttttttttaaagcaatttTTGACTTAAGTGTAGATAACTGCAACGTACAGTATATGATGGGAAGGTACAGTAACACAGCACAGTACAAgaaacaaactactgtatgccAAAGGCTGTGGTTTATAATCATTTTCACCAAGCAATCGGGTCAGGGGCAGGATTACAGGGGCAAGGGAGGGGGGGCAAAACTTACCCGCCTCACTTTTTCCCAGACCTCGAGTTGGCATTTTTTTATCCGATTCGGTGGGTAATTTGGT from Apostichopus japonicus isolate 1M-3 chromosome 2, ASM3797524v1, whole genome shotgun sequence harbors:
- the LOC139983365 gene encoding zinc finger BED domain-containing protein 4-like produces the protein MPRVSKIWDYFVVNAEDTRKARCTLCSTSISRGGTYSKQFTTTNLKSHLRCNHGAIYKEFEEAQRTAEAQKRQAKEDRDRAGPSTSKQAKQAHQMQLKQMVDKVTLWTVTDPRTLRANARLAEMISLDLQPFNIVNNVGFQRLCSVLEPRYQLPSRQHISSKLIPNIFERVKAKVSEELKDMSYISLSTDIWSSTVGANSLMSLTGHWISEDFERKHCVLNASSFVGRHTGEAICAEIERMLATWELEHGKVVAILRDNAANVINGLTRTGINHQGCFIHTLQLVVHDGLSTQRSVNDMLAIGRRIAGHFNHSPLAHHRLQELQVKHELPQHHITQDVPTRWNSSFLMLERLLEQKTAIAEYASLYDIPVMTTSQWNLARALVVSLRRFEELTRKASESASSSSMVIPSVTMLQRSLAKHTDDQGIKTLTTAMYASLNRRFDDMENNKILVLATFLDPHYKCVFFKVADTRAKASDWLREESSLLTTKVDVIETQEEQPHPRAVDTFDDEFDQFLQEKGAMAPQAAQGQHIGQEIGLFLADPLQERSGNPLQWWKFNCHRFPLLAKLARKYLCVPPSSVPSERLFSEAGDLYEEKRNRLDPAKAEMILFIRGNLPRLDFKY